A segment of the Lelliottia amnigena genome:
GGGTGTGTGATGAAATTGCCAGTCAGAGAATTTGATGCTGTTGTGATTGGTGCGGGTGGCGCAGGTATGCGCGCAGCACTGCAAATTTCCCAGAGCGGCCAGACCTGTGCGCTGCTCTCAAAAGTTTTCCCAACCCGCTCGCATACGGTTTCGGCCCAGGGTGGCATCACCGTTGCGCTCGGTAATACCCATGAAGATAACTGGGAATGGCACATGTATGACACGGTGAAAGGCTCCGATTATATCGGTGACCAGGACGCCATTGAATATATGTGCAAGACCGGCCCGGAAGCGATTCTCGAGCTTGACCACATGGGCCTGCCATTCTCCCGTCTGGATGATGGCACTATTTATCAGCGTCCGTTTGGCGGCCAGTCGAAAAACTTCGGCGGCGAGCAGGCGGCACGTACCGCAGCAGCGGCTGACCGTACCGGTCACGCTTTGTTGCACACGCTGTATCAGCAGAACCTGAAAAACCACACCACTATTTTCTCCGAGTGGTATGCACTCGATCTGGTGAAAAATGAAGATGGCGCAGTGGTCGGGTGTACCGCGCTGTGCATTGAAACCGGTGAAGTGGTTTATTTCAAAGCGCGCGCAACGGTGCTGGCGACTGGCGGCGCAGGCCGTATTTATCAGTCCACCACGAACGCCCACATCAACACCGGTGACGGCGTTGGCATGGCGATCCGCGCGGGCGTCCCGGTGCAGGATATGGAGATGTGGCAGTTCCACCCGACCGGTATCGCCGGTGCTGGTGTGCTGGTCACCGAAGGCTGTCGTGGTGAAGGCGGTTACTTGCTGAACAAACACGGCGAGCGCTTCATGGAGCGTTACGCGCCAAATGCTAAAGATCTGGCGGGTCGTGACGTGGTGGCGCGTTCCATCATGATTGAAATCCGTGAAGGTCGCGGCTGCGACGGCCCATGGGGTCCGCATGCCAAACTGAAACTCGATCATCTGGGTAAAGAGGTTCTGGAATCCCGTCTGCCGGGTATCCTGGAATTGTCCCGTACCTTTGCTCACGTTGACCCGATCAAAGAGCCTATCCCGGTTATCCCAACCTGCCACTACATGATGGGCGGTATTCCGACCAAAGTGACCGGTCAGGCGTTGACCGTGAATGAGCAGGGCGAAGACGTGGTGATTCCTGGCCTGTTCGCTGTCGGCGAAATCGCCTGCGTATCGGTACACGGCGCTAACCGTCTGGGCGGTAACTCGTTGCTCGACCTGGTGGTATTCGGTCGCGCGGTGGGGATACACCTGCAAGAGTCGATTGCCGAACAGGGTGACCTGCGTGAGGCGACTGAGGCGAATATTGATGCT
Coding sequences within it:
- the sdhA gene encoding succinate dehydrogenase flavoprotein subunit, with the translated sequence MKLPVREFDAVVIGAGGAGMRAALQISQSGQTCALLSKVFPTRSHTVSAQGGITVALGNTHEDNWEWHMYDTVKGSDYIGDQDAIEYMCKTGPEAILELDHMGLPFSRLDDGTIYQRPFGGQSKNFGGEQAARTAAAADRTGHALLHTLYQQNLKNHTTIFSEWYALDLVKNEDGAVVGCTALCIETGEVVYFKARATVLATGGAGRIYQSTTNAHINTGDGVGMAIRAGVPVQDMEMWQFHPTGIAGAGVLVTEGCRGEGGYLLNKHGERFMERYAPNAKDLAGRDVVARSIMIEIREGRGCDGPWGPHAKLKLDHLGKEVLESRLPGILELSRTFAHVDPIKEPIPVIPTCHYMMGGIPTKVTGQALTVNEQGEDVVIPGLFAVGEIACVSVHGANRLGGNSLLDLVVFGRAVGIHLQESIAEQGDLREATEANIDASLERLNRWNGNRDGEDPVEIRKALQECMQHNFSVFREGDAMAKGLEQLKAIRERLKNARLDDTSSEFNTQRVECLELDNLMETAYATAVSANFRTESRGAHSRFDYPDRDDANWLCHSLYLPESESMTRREVNMEPKLRPAFPPKIRTY